From one Mytilus edulis chromosome 1, xbMytEdul2.2, whole genome shotgun sequence genomic stretch:
- the LOC139495093 gene encoding toll-like receptor 3, with protein sequence MILLWCSSLLLLSNVIAVNFTTCYSENQKIICSCDHHQMICSDHGEKLDFIPKVSNNIKMLIFTNNNLNQVTETTFRNMTRSMTSHLSLAGNDIRYISKHTFREFTSLTFLDLSYNVIPVNVEIAFSNLHFIANGSLILNHMNISETKINELFRYLDTNGIETLSLAYNNLEDIDSCDWRNFQSLKTLNITGNKLKNMTFKCHTKIEILHADSNNLVSFPNFCLDNINFNLTTYTSVPSLRVFSAINNIIEEMPSTALRCTDDLRELFITKNSFHEIDLQTFYKLNTLKMSSIFRYYQSIKPHSHSKLLTASIEHLMLQNLSFGMFPTDLGMFEGLHHLKSLDLSYSNLPFSPIASKIVFKSLSNLTKLTLQFVGWKSMPHNIFHLLPNLKALDLSNNEITYLSWSRFRYLKYLEEIDFSNNRIFLSGRLSVPSSILSLISLDISNNTYYCSCEVLSYFEELSSNNVTIKYYPEAYSCTSPRSMADKSVADVECMQHLETIVYTIIITVLFGCVFAIMAYKSRYRIRYLIHISRSRHSWKGRKKSPQPLLFDGFVIYSEPDKDWVYDNFLPFLEKQHGYKLCIHDRDFQYGRLIVDNIVENMKNSRKIVLILSESFAESKWCQFEVLLAHERFLEHGPDSLISIKLEEITTFRMTNTLETLIKFATHAVWSNQNKEEFSVRILDCFQVKTDNIDRNNSNTSKHRCSHSHAQKMKVKEDRNKIFSDKFEHMFNEMCSRVDLMSETLCKRLDSLEKTVKSDITFLKNKVDK encoded by the coding sequence ATGATCCTATTATGGTGTTCTTCTTTACTTTTACTATCAAATGTGATAGCTGTGAATTTTACAACTTGTTATTCGGAAAATCAAAAAATAATCTGCTCCTGCGACCATCACCAGATGATTTGTTCAGATCATGGtgaaaaacttgattttattcCAAAGGTTTCGAATAATATCAAAATGCTTATATTTACAAACAATAACCTTAATCAAGTGACTGAAACTACTTTTCGAAATATGACCAGGAGTATGACATCACATCTTAGTCTGGCTGGGAATGATATACGGTACATATCGAAGCATACATTTAGAGAATTTACCTCTCTTACTTTTCTGGATCTAAGTTATAATGTAATTCCAGTAAATGTTGAAATTGCCTTCAGTAATTTGCATTTTATAGCGAATGGTTCATTGATATTAAATCATATGAACATTTCAGAAACCAAAATAAATGAACTGTTTCGTTATCTTGATACAAACGGAATCGAAACACTTTCTTTAGCTTACAATAATCTAGAGGATATCGATAGTTGCGATTGGAGGAATTTTCAATCTTTGAAAACTCTAAATATAACCGGGAATAAATTGAAGAATATGACATTCAAATGTCATACGAAGATCGAAATCCTACACGCAGACTCCAACAACTTAGTGTCTTTTCCAAATTTTTGTCTGGATAACATCAATTTCAATTTAACTACTTACACATCTGTTCCGAGTTTAAGAGTGTTTTCTGCTATCAATAACATAATAGAGGAAATGCCTTCAACTGCATTGAGATGTACGGACGACTTACGTGAATTATTTATTACAAAGAATTCATTTCATGAGATTGATCTCcaaactttttataaattaaatactCTGAAGATGTCTAGTATTTTCAGATATTACCAAAGTATTAAACCCCATTCACATTCAAAACTTTTAACGGCCTCTATCGAACATCTGATGTTGCAGAATCTATCGTTTGGAATGTTTCCCACAGATCTAGGAATGTTTGAAGGACTTCATCATCTAAAAAGTCTTGACCTGTCGTATTCCAATCTTCCGTTTAGCCCTATTGCGTCCAAAATAGTGTTCAAATCTTTGTCAAATTTGACAAAGTTGACATTACAGTTTGTAGGATGGAAGAGTATGCCTCATAATATATTTCACTTGCTCCCAAACTTAAAAGCTCTAGATCTTAGCAATAACGAAATAACCTATTTAAGTTGGAGTCgatttagatatttaaaatatcTCGAAGAAATTGACTTTAGTAACAATAGAATTTTTCTATCTGGTAGATTATCAGTTCCGTCCTCGATTTTAAGTTTGATATCTTTAGATATATCCAACAATACCTATTACTGTTCATGTGAAGTTCTCTCATATTTCGAAGAATTGTCATCTAATAATGTGACGATCAAATATTATCCTGAAGCATATAGCTGTACAAGTCCGAGAAGCATGGCTGACAAGTCGGTCGCCGATGTTGAATGCATGCAACATTTGGAAACTATAGTTTATACAATTATAATTACGGTTTTATTCGGATGTGTTTTTGCCATTATGGCATATAAGTCCAGATATCGCATTCGATATTTGATTCATATTTCAAGATCACGACATTCTTGGAAAGGTCGAAAAAAGTCTCCACAACCACTTTTATTTGATGGTTTTGTAATCTATAGCGAACCAGATAAGGACTGGGTGTATGATAATTTTCTACCATTTCTTGAAAAACAACATGGATATAAATTATGTATTCATGATAGAGACTTTCAATATGGAAGACTAATTGTAGACAATATTGTAGAAAACATGAAGAACAGTAGAAAAATAGTGCTTATCCTTTCAGAGAGTTTTGCAGAGAGTAAATGGTGCCAATTTGAAGTTCTCTTGGCCCACGAAAGATTTTTGGAACATGGTCCAGATTCTTTAATTAGTATTAAACTAGAAGAAATCACTACATTTAGAATGACAAACACATTAGAAACGCTAATCAAATTTGCAACGCATGCGGTTTGGTCAAATCAAAACAAGGAGGAATTTTCTGTGCGAATACTAGATTGCTTTCAGGTAAAAACGGATAATATTGATAGAAATAATTCAAATACGAGCAAACATCGATGCTCACATAGTCATGCGcagaaaatgaaagtgaaagaggatagaaataaaatattcagTGATAAATTCGAGCATATGTTCAATGAAATGTGTAGCCGTGTCGATCTTATGAGCGAAACGCTTTGTAAACGATTGGACTCCCTCGAAAAGACAGTAAAAAGTGATATTACCTTCCTGAAAAACAAAGTAGACAAATAA